In Acidisarcina polymorpha, the DNA window TCGATGGCGTCGTCGCCATTGCCGGCTGTGACAAGAATCTTCCCGGCACGGTGATGGCGCTCTGCCGCCTCGACATACCGTCGCTGATGTTATACGGGGGTTCGATCGCGCCCGGACGAGTCAAGGGGCCAGACGGCAAATTGACTGACATAACCATCCAGAACGTCTTTGAGGGCATTGGCGCGCATGCTCGCGGCCAGATCGACGATGCAGCGTTGGAAGTCCTCGAAGCGGCGGCATGCCCTGGCGCGGGCGCTTGCGGCGGACAGTTTACCGCCAACACCATGGCCATGGCCTGCGAATTTCTGGGCATCTCGCCGCTCGGCCTCTCTGGCGTCGCCGCGCTCTCGCCCGACAAACACGCTGCATCCAAAGCAGCCGGCGAGCTTGTCATGGCAGCCGCACGCAACGATCTCCGGCCCAGCAAGATCATCACGCGGGAGGGTATTGAAAATGCCATCGCCAGCGTCGCGGCTTCTGGGGGGTCGACCAACGCGGTGCTGCATTTCCTAGCGATCGCCCATGAGATGGGCATTCCGCTGAGCATCGACGACTTTGACCGCATCAGCGAAAAGACGCCGCTGCTGTGCGACCTCAAGCCGGGCGGCAAGTACGTCGCAACGGATTATCAGAATGCCGGTGGCAGCCGCTTGCTTGCCAAACGGCTGATCGAGGCGGGACTTCTCCACGCTGAGGCGCTCAACATCACTGGCCGCTCGCTCGCCGAGGAAGCGTCGCTCGCCGTCGAGACCCCGGGGCAGCCAGTCATTCGCGAACTCGACAACGCTATCAAGCCCACCGGCGGACTTGTCATTCTCAAAGGAAATCTCGCTCCCGACGGCGCCGTGGTGAAGGTTGCGGGACACAAGCGCCTTCAGCATCGCGGGCCGGCTCGGGTCTTCGGCACCGAGGAAGACGCCATGGCGGCGGTTGAATCCGGACTGATTCGACCAAACGACGTTGTCGTCATTCGCTATGAAGGACCGAAGGGTGGCCCTGGCATGCGCGAGATGCTGCTCGTTACCGCAGCAATCGCTGGCATTGCTGAGCTTTCTGAGACCGTGGCGCTCATTACCGATGGACGCTTTTCTGGCGCAACCCGCGGATTGATGGCCGGCCATGTTGCCCCCGAAGCGGCTGTAGGCGGCCCGATCGCGGCGGTTGAAGAAGGCGACATCATCCACATCGATATCCCGGATCGCAAACTCACCCTGGAAGTCTCTCAGGGCGAGATCGAGTCGCGGCTGCGGACCTGGACTGCGCCTGAGCCGCGGTTCGCGCGCGGGGTCTTCCGCAAATATACCGACAGCGTGAGTTCGGCTGCGCAAGGCGCAGTGACCAATTAGCGGCTACCCAAGCGCTCCTGCGAAGCGCTCAGAGTTCTGAAGGAGTAATGATGCCCATCGAAGCCACCAATCAACGCCAAGCCACCCATGCTGCCCGCCTCACCGGCGCCGAAATTGTCTGGGCGACGCTCGAAGGCGAAGGCGTTCGCGAAGTCTTCGGTTACCCGGGCGGCGCGATTTTGCCGATCTATGATGCGCTGCGCAAATTCCCGATTCGTCATATCCTGGTGCGCCACGAGCAAGGCGGTACACACATGGCCGACGGCTACGCGCGCGCCTCGGGGCGGGTTGGAGTGATGATGGCGACCTCGGGGCCGGGCGCGACCAACCTGGTCACCGGACTGGCGACAGCGATGCTCGACTCGATTCCAATCGTCTGCATTACCGGTCAGGTCTCGAGCAAATTCTTAGGCACCGACGCGTTTCAGGAAGTAGACATCACCGGGATCACGCTGCCGATCACCAAGCACAATTACCTCGTGACACGCGCCGAAGAGATTGCGCCGGCAATTCGCGAAGCATTTCTGATTGCGCGTTCGGGACGTCCGGGGCCGGTGCTGGTCGATATCACCAAAGATGCGCAGCAGGCGATCGCTGATTTCGATTTCGACGCCGCGATTCCGGGCGAGCAGCGAAAGCATCCGATGCTGCGCGTCGAGGAGGAAGCGGTGACGAACGCGGTTGAGATGATCCTCGCCGCCAAGCGGCCCGTGATTCTCTCCGGTCACGGCGTTCTCGAAGCGCGCGCGAGCGATCAGCTGCGTACGCTCGCCGAGCGGCTGCAAATTCCGGTCGCGACCACTCTGCTTGGCCTGGGCGGATTTCCGGCCTCGCATGAGCTTTCACTTGGCATGATGGGGATGCATGGCGAATCCTGGGTCAACGAATCCATCCAGCAGGCCGATCTGCTGATCGCCTGCGGGATGCGGTTTGACGATCGCGTCACCGGAAGTCTCGCGACCTATGCGCCGAAGGCGAAGAAGATCCATATCGAAATCGATCCCGCCGAGATCAACAAGAATGTGGCGGTTGATGTAGCCCTCATCGGAGACCTGCGTGAGGTGCTGGAACAGTTGCTCCCTCGCCTCGCTCCTCGCTCGGCAAAGAAAGATGGCTCCGCATGGTTGCGGTCGATCCGCGCGCTCAAAGGCACGGCCTCGGTGCGCGACATTCAGAACCTGCCGGACAATGGCCACCTCTATGCCGCGCACGTGATCAACGATATCTGGCACGCCACCGGCGGCAAGGCGATCATTGTGACCGACGTGGGTCAGCATCAGATGTGGGAGGCGCAGTATTACAAGCACGATGAGCCGCGTTCGCTGATCACCTCAGGAGGGCTCGGCACGATGGGATTCGCGCTACCCGCGGCCATCGGCGCCAAGGTCGCCTGTCCCGAAAAGGAAGTCTGGGTCATCGCCGGAGACGGCGGCTTCCAGATGACCTCTCCAGAGCTCGCGACGATCGCACAAGAGGGCCTCGACATCAACATCGCGATCATCAATAACGGATTTCTCGGCATGGTTCGCCAATGGCAGCAGCTTATCTATGACGGAAATTATGCGTGCTCGCCGATCTTAAGCCCGGATTTTGTGAAGCTCGCGGGCGCGTTTGGAATTGATGGCGCGACGGTTACAAATAGGCCGGAGGTGCTGCCGACGATCGCTCGCGCTCGCACTTCAGGCCGCGCCTTCCTCATCGAATTCCAGGTGGAGAAGGAAGACGGCGTTTACCCCATGATCGCCCCTGGCGCGGCGCTGCATGAGATGATTCGCCGGCCAGATCCGCTGATTGAAACCACCTCCGACGTATAGCAAGCGTGGGATCGCAGGCCCAGGTTCGGCCAGGGTCGAATTCGTTTCGGCAGCAGAAAGAGAAAAGATGCTCCACACATTTGTAGCTCTGGTCGAAGACAAGCCCGGCGTTCTTACGCGCGTCGCTTCCCTCTTCCGCCGTTTGAACATCAACATTACGTCGCTGACTGTCGGCCACTCCGAGCGTCCCGACGTATCGCGGATGACTATCGTTGCTGACGCCCCAGCCGGAGCGGCGCATCGCGTTCGCGCCAGCCTTTACAAACTTGACAATGTGCTCGAGGTGGACGACATAGGTCAGTTCTCCTGTGTGGTTCGCGAACTGGCGCTTATCAAGGTCGCGGCAACCACCAAGACCCGCTCCAATGTCTTCGAGTTGGCTGAAGTCTTTCGCGCCCGCATCGTCGACCTCGCGCCGGAATCCCTCATGCTTGAAATCACCGGAGTTTCGAGCAAAGTCGAGGGGTTGATCCAGGTGCTCACTGAGGGCGAGAACAAGATCCTCGAGATCTCCCGCACCGGACGCATGGTCATGCGCCGCGGCCAGCACACCAGCCGGGTGCTCGATGCCATGCGCATCCCGGAGCCCGAGCAGGTTATCCCGCTGCTTGAGGAGACGCATGGGGAAATTTCCGGCGGCGATGTGGATTTGGAGCTGATTGCGGAAGAGCCTAACAACCCGACATAGAGCCCAGGCTTCCATCAATGCGGATGCCCATGTCCGCGTTGGGCTGTGAGAAGGAGCCAATATCTTCAGGATCCATGAATCCCACATCTCAAAAGCGAGATGTGGCACACCCGCACCGCTCCAACGATGGAGCTTTACCTTCACGAAAAAGAAGACCAGCCAGAGCCGCCTTCGGGCGCGGCTGGTCGATTGACTTACCATTAGAACGACACTCTAGCGAACGAGGAAACAATGCCCAAGACCTATCACGATCACGACGCCGATCTTTCCCTGATCCAGCAAAAGAAGGTAGCCATCATCGGCTACGGCTCCCAGGGCCATGCCCATGCTCTCAATCTCAAGGACTCGGGCGTCGATGTCCGCGTCGGTCTGCCCGCCACTAGCAAATCAATTGACAAGGCCAAAAAGGCGGGCCTCGAAGTGCTCACCGTCGCCGATGCCGCGAAGTGGGCCGACGTGATCATGATCCTGACGCCCGATCATTCGCAGGGCAAGACCTATAACGAAGACATCAAGGGTGGCCTCACCTCGGGCAAGACACTGATGTTTGCCCATGGCTTCAACATCCGCTACGGTGCGATCGTTCCTCCGGCCGATGTGGATGTCTCGCTGGTCGCGCCGAAGGCCCCGGGACACCGGGTCCGCGAAGTCTTCGTCGAAGGCGGCGGAACTCCGGGCCTGCTGGCAGTCCATCAGGACGCGACGGGCCAAGCCCATGCCCTGGGCCTCTCCTACGCCAAGGGAATCGGCTGCACCCGCGCCGGAGTGATCGAGACGACCTTCACCGAGGAGACGGAGACCGATCTCTTTGGCGAGCAGACAGTGCTTTGCGGAGGAACTTCGGCGCTGGTGAAGGCGGCCTTCCAGACTCTGGTCGATGCTGGCTATCAGCCTGAGATCGCCTATTTCGAATGTCTCCACGAACTCAAACTGATCGTCGACCTGATGTATCGCGGGGGGCTTGCTTACATGCGGTATTCCATCTCCGATACAGCGGAGTGGGGCGACTACATCACCGGCCCGAAGATCGTCACTGACGAGACCCGCGCGACGATGAAGAAGATCCTCGCCGACATTCAGGACGGCACCTTCGCAAAGCGCTGGATTCAGGAGAACGAGACCGGCCGCAAAGACTTCGAAGCCTACCGCAAGAGCGAGTCGGGACTCCTGCTCGAGGAAGTCGGTTCGGAGTTGCGCGCCGCTATGCCTTTCCTCGATCCGGTTACGGTCAAGGACGGCCATCCGGTCAAGACCTCTGCTTCCCAGAAGGAATCAGTCACCGCGTAAGCAGAGCGCCGAGCGGGCGTGGCGTCTCCAAGGCCATTGCCTGGTTGCGCTGGTTGCGCTGCTTTCTGCGTCTGGCAGTGCTGCCCTTGTGGGGCGACTTGCGTCCAAGAAGGACGGGCTTGTCGCCCCGCAAGACCACATCACAGGTACAATTGCCAAATGGACAAGGTTGGTCCACAAGTTTAAGAATCGGCGAACAAAGAGGCAAGAGCATTTCCTTTCCGGCGAAGTTTGGACGGTCCATGCTGGGAATGAAAGTGGTCACGAGCCCTCGGGTCGCTGAGCAGTCAGGGGTTCAGGAAAGAATGAAAAAAACCGCACTGTTGTTCGTTCTGCTGCCGTTGCTGGCAGTGGCAGGTTTCGCTCAAGAAAGCCGACAGGATGCAAGTCTGAGCTTTACCGGTATCTTCCCTCTCTACGTCTACGGCAATACCGTCCAGCAGCATCCCCGCTACGGGTGGGGAGCCCTAGCGAGCTATCGCTACATGCTTACACCCCGCAGCGCGATCGAAGGGAACTACCAGTACTCGCAGTACGCCAACAAGTTCGTCACCAGCTTCAACAACATCCGCGTACAGACGAGGTTGCAGGAAGTTTCTGCGGCTTACGTCTATAACTTCAACTTCCGGAAGTTCAATCCATTTCTGGAAGGCGGAATCGGCGGATATCTGTTCTCACCCATCCAAGGATCGGGGACGACAGACCTTGATGCGAAACGCACTACAAATATCGGAGCCCTCTACGGGGCCGGTATCGCGTATGAGATCAGCCCGAGCTTCGACATCCGCGCAGAGTATCGAGGGATCACGGTGAAGGCACCCAGCTTTGGCCTGGCCAACTTCAAGACCAACCGCTGGTACCCCGTCCTGTCTGAACCAACCGTTGGCGTCGCCTATCATTTCTGACGCAGCCCCCGCGAACGATGTTCATTCGATCACCGGAAATGGCCCCGTAGTTAGCGGGGCCATTTTCAGCTGTGCGATCAATGGGCGATCAATGGGCATTGAGTGCCGAACGAGCCGGCAGGCAGGTCTCAGAAGATTCGATATGCGGCCCCGAAGCTAAATCCGTTCGGCGTCAGGCCATGAGTGGGCAAGCCGCCCCCCGGCGCCGAAGGCCAGAATTGATATTCGTAATCGATGGCGCGAATCGTGACGTGGCGATTGAAACGGTAGTCAAGGCCGCCACCGGGCGCAAGAGCAAAGTAACCACCGTGCCCCTGGTTGTTAGGAAATTCCAGTTCACCCGCTCCCAGCATGAATTTTACGTAGGGCACGAACTTGCCATAGCGGCGCGCATAACGCGGACCGACCAGATAGTTGTCCTCATAGCTGCCAAGAAACTGATTGAAGCGGAGCCAGCGGGCTTCCCCCTCAACGCCAAGCTTCCCCAGCAGGCTCCAATCCGCATAGATGCCGACGCCGCCCAGCCGTGGGGTGCTGTAGTCCGGATGAAAATTCGAGTAGTAGCCACCCACCGAGAGCGCAGGAATGCCGCCGCGCATCGCTGGAGCGGCTTGGCCCATCATGCAGGCAGGTAGCAACGTCATAGCAGCTGCCAAAATCAACCTTTTAATCAAAAGAAATCTCCTTAACTCCCAATCGCCTGGCTGCTTCCAGCACTCTATTGCGGACTCGGAGCCGGCGTCGCCGGAGGATTGGAAGGACTAGTGTCACCAGTGGCGGGAGACGGCGTAGCGGGCGCAGGCGGGGCGCCACCCTCTGGCGGTGCGGGCGTTGCAGTCGCAGGAGTTGCAGCGGGCGCCGGCTCGGTGTAACGGGTCAGCCGGAAGAAAATCGGCGTCACCTCAAACGGCATCTTGTCGCGAGCATTCAGCAGTGGAACCTGCTTTACATTGAGCTGGATTACTCGATCGTCCCAGGGATCTATCTTTAAGTGGCTCCCTAAGGGAAGTGCTGCGATCTGATCGAGCTTATCCATGTCGAGCTTTGGGGAATTTTTCGCAAGGTCGGCGAGCCACGGCGTGCCATCGGCACGCAGGAGTGAGTCTCCCAACTGAGGCGAGGTCAGAGATTTCAACGGCTTGGCTCTTACCTGAAGCTGGGCGAAGAACAACCCGGCATTTGGGATTTTATCGCGGTAGACCGAGTTGTTGAGAAACTCGACCGCCTTCTTGGCGGCGAGATCATCGTCTCCAGCGGTATGGCCCATGGAAATACGCTGGAAGGTCGCTTCGTCCGGAAATAGCAAGCGGTCGTTGAAGGCATAGCGGGTGTCGATGTGATGCCCAAGGGTGATGTGGGCCAGTTGGAAGGCGAGCACGGCCGCCAGTTCTTCCTCATAGGGCAACACGTCGATCAGGCCTTTGCTGAGCAGGATGGTGTTGCCAACGGCGAGCGATTCAAGCGGTGCGGTCAGCAGCACACGGCAGTGGATCGTATCGGGCAATGAGAGATTGTTGCCAATAATGAGATTGTTGGTGACAGTCTCGAGGACCTTATCGAAGTCACTTGGCTGAGCCAGAAGCCCGGCCTGCACCAGCCGGTCAAGAACATTGTTTTCAGCTTGCGTCACCCAGGCGCGGCTCGCCTGCAGTGGACTCACGTCCTGCGCCTGATCGCTCTTGTCAGTCACATTGTCGATCTGAACCGTCGCATTTTCGGTTTGCGAGCTTGGGAGCTTCAGCGAGTAGCCCCAGAAATATGTCTGGGCGCGAAGTCCTTCGTCGCCATCGTTCTTAGTCCGATGGGTCTCCTCGACATAGATCGCGGCGGGGAGCCATATGTCTGGCTGAATATTGAGCCGCCAGCTGTCGAAATGAAAGTATTCCGGGCGGTCGAGGTCGGCGTTGCCGGTGAATGTGCCGTTGAACCGGACGACGCTGACCATCCTGGTCTTCCACCCAAATACGTCCAGTAAAGCGACCGGCTCCAGATCCCTTTTTCGGAAAGACATCAAAGACCTGGGTGTGAATCGAACCGAGAAAGTCGTTGCGCACGAATTGGAAGTCATAATGCTCCCGGCCGAAGTTGCTGGCATCGGTAAACATCATGTCCATAAAGCCGGTCGGAACATATTGGGTATCGAGGCGCAGCGCTTTCGTAATGCCGCTCAGCGCGCCTATCGACCCTTTGAAAAAGCCTTTTTTCGCGGTCTTTTTCCTGGTAGCCTTCGGCCTGAAAAGTCTTGCCGAAGTCGACTCGGCTTAACAAATATGTATCCGATGCGGGCACGGACGACAGCTTCGGGTCAGCCTTGATGTTCTGGATATAGGTCTGAACGATCGGGACCCGTTTTTGCAGTTCCTTGACCATCAATTTCTCGCGCGCTGCTGCCTTGTCGATCAGCGCCGCTTGTTCGGGAGTGAGAGGAGTCAGGGGAGCAAAGCGCGGTTTCTTGGCTTCGGCGCTCAGTGCGCCGAGCGATAGCAGGAGTGCGGCAAGCCACACCTTGCGTAATTTCTTGGACATTGGTGATCGATACCCGGACGTTTCTGTAGTGTTGCCGTGAGCAGTCAAGACTCTACCTTATGCGAGTTGAAAGAGAATGTGAATGAGCGTGATGTGGTCGGTCGGCTGCCCGTTTTTTGCCGCAGGTTTGAAACGAATCTGCTGGGCTACCTTCTCAGCCTGTTCGTCCAACCCGTGGCCGAGTCCGCTGACAATCCGAAGCACCTCTACCTTGCCGTTTGCCCCAAACCTTACCTGAAGGGTGACCTCGCCCTGAATCTTTAGTTGTCTGGCCTCTTCTGTATAGAGCGGCCGAGGTTCCGAGAGCACTTCGGGCGGCACAAAATTGACGGTCGGAGATTTCGGAATTTGAGCGCCACTCCCTCCAAATGCGGTGGTGCCGAAGCCGCCGGTAGCGACCGCACCACGCGTCGAACCGGTCCCGCCGGGCGTTCCCCCAGCGACTCCGTTTCCAAAGCCCGCCGAGGCTACCGCGGCTCGACTGGTGCCTCCGGGAACTCCGTTAGCCACTCCAGAGCCAAACCCGGTAGCCTGCACGACCCCTGGCCGCGCAGCACCCGCACCCTGATTCGCCCCCGGCGCCGCGTTGAAGGCGCCTACCGCGGCGACGGTGGCCGGACGAGACGCATTCGGATTGGCGACTACCCCGGAAGGATTGCCAAACCCGCCCGTCTGAATCGTTGGCTTCGCTTGATTGTTTGCCACTACTGTCGTCTGCGGACTCGAGAACGCACCAACTTTGGGCTGCGGAGGGGCGACGACCGCCTTAGGTGGCGCTGGCGGGATCGCGGGCATCGATGGAGTGTTCAGGCGTACGACCTCGGGCTTCGGCAGATCCGGTTGGGTTTTAGGCAACTCAATCTTGCGTGGGGCCTCGACCACTGGAGATGGCGGCGGAGTGACTTTGATACGCGGAACCGGCGGCAATGGAGCAGGCGGCGGGGGTGGTGTCGCAAAGACCAGTGCGGTGCTTTCATAACGGGGCACTGGGGGCGGCTTGTGCAACTGGTTGATCGCAATCCAGAGAAAAATCGCGCTGAGCACCAGATTTGCGACGATGCTCACGGTGAAGGAACTGAATCGCCCGCGTGGTTCGGGCAGCAATCCAAAATTCTCACTTACCGGAGGGCCCGTCTGAATCTGTGTCGCCATATTAATTGTTCACAACCCTTTAATCAGTTCTTACGGGCAAGGCTGCAGGGCCCGCCCTGAAAATATCTAAGCTCACTTTAGTTTACCCGTTGGAGAGCGAAGATCCTGATCTCTGGTTACTACGGGCATGGGGATGAACCAATTCGGAACATAGGAGTGTTTGCCTCTACAAACCAGGACGGACTGGAAACTTGCTTCATCAGGAAATTGAAAATGCGCATGACCCGAAGTTAAGGAGGGACGATCTCGGGCTGGACCAAGCTGGCACAATTCTGGCCACGCATCGGTACGCACTTTCCCTGGCGAACTTGTCTCGCCCTTCCGTTCACGCCCATGTACTCTTAATTTCGAGAAACAATCGAATCCGTTCGCGCGTGCATTGAGGCGGTTTGTGCATTCGTCGACACGATCAAGAAGGAGCCCGACTTGCGAGTCCTGGTCACGGGAGGCGCCGGATATATCGGCGGAACGGTAGCAAATGCATTACTCGACGACGGCCATGAGGTCGTCATTTATGACAATCTCTGCCATGCCCGGCGCGATCTGATTCCCGCACGAGCGGAGTTCGTCGAGGGCGATCTGGCTGACCGGAGTAAGCTCGAAGGGCTTTTTCGAGCACGCTCCTTTGATGGAGTCATGCACTTTGCAGCTCTGATCGAGGCGGGCGAAAGCATGAAGCATCCTGAGGTCTACTTCCGCAACAACACCGCTTCGACCTTGAGCTTGCTGGAAGCGATGATCGCGACCAAGGTGGAGCGGCTCGTCTTCTCGTCGACCGCCGCAGTTTATGGCGAGCCGGAATCTACACCGATTCGCGAAGACGCGAAGCTTCAGCCTACCAATACCTACGGGGAATCGAAGCTCCTGGTCGAGCATATGCTTCGCTGGATCCATCAGATTCACGGGCTCCGATACGCCAGTCTCCGCTACTTCAACGTTGCTGGAGCGGTGGTCAACGCCGACGGTGCGCGCGGAGAAGCGCATGAACCGGAATCTCACCTCATCCCGCTCGTGCTTGACGTTGCTCTCGGCCTCCGTAAGAACATTAAGATTTTTGGACAGGACTATCCCACTCCGGACGGCACTTGCATACGCGATTACATTCACGTGAGCGACCTTGCGAAAGCCCACCTGTTAGCACTGAAGACGCTGGCGACACGCGAAAGGCTCATCTACAATCTCGGCAATGGGCGAGGGTTCACGGTACGGGAAGTCATCGATTCCGCGCGCCGAGTGACCGGCAGACCGATCGAGGTCGAAGAGTTGCCGCGCAGACCAGGCGACCCTGCAGTATTAGTTGCCAGTTCCGAGAAGATCACCAGCGAACTTGGTTGGTCTCCCGACTATCGCGACCTCGATGAGATCATTGCCAGCGCCTGGGCATGGCACCAGCTGCGGTTCGGAAGCTAGGCATCAACTCACCATTGGTTATCCATCGGCCGGCGCTGAAGATCGGTTGCTGATCGCTGACTTTCTCTGATCTCCGGAGACTCCCATGCTTGACCACATGTTTCACTTGCCTCTTCCATTGCTGGAGAAGGTCGCCCGCCCGATCATCGTCTATCTGGCCCTGATCGTGCTGCTGCGGGTCTTCGGCAAACGGGAACTCGCGCAGCTGAACCCATTCGACCTGGTCGTATTGCTGTCATTGTCCAATACGGTTCAGAACGCCCTCATCGGTGACGATAACTCCGTCTCCGGCGGAATCGTTGGCGCACTCACCCTGCTAACGATCAACTGGCTGGTGGTGAGACTGCTCTACAGTTCGCCCAAACTGGAGCGTCTCATCGAGGGAACGGATCAGACGCTGATCCTCAACGGCATTATCGACCACGAAGCCCTTCGCAAGGAAGTGCTGAGTGAGGAAGAATTGCTGGCGGTCATTCACCGCCAGGGTTTCGATGATTTCGACGAAGTTCAGGAATGCAGCATCGGGCCGAACGGATCGTTTTACGTTCGCGGCCGCAAGCCCTCGCAGGAAGACGAACGTTACGCCGTTCTGTTGGACAGACTTGACGGTTTAGGCCGCGAGTTGCGAGATCTCAAGGCGCGGCTGCCCGCCTGATCGCAGGCTAGCAATCGGTGTCTGTCTGGCGACCTTTGCCATCGTTCACGCGCATCGCGTGGCATCATTATCTCAATGAGCTTCCTTCACCGGCTGGCGGTCGTCACTGTCCTGATCATGCCTCTGCTTGCTGCCGCGCAGAAGCAGGCTGTGCCGCAACCTGAACCCGGCAGCCTCGAAAAAACTGCTCAACTCGTCGGCGTCCTTTCAGAATTCCAGCGCCTGCAAAGTCTCTCAAGTACGGCCGGCCCGGTGGACCGGTGGGAGGTCCTCTGGCTGCACGAACACGTTGGCGAACAGATCATGGCGACTTCCCTGCAGGTGGATGCCACCATTGCCCAGATCGACAACGAGATTGCGCGCGCCAACGAAGTCCATAGCTATTTGTCGGACCGCCGCGACCGGGCAGTGAATCGCGCCAACTTGTTCAGCGTGATCGTTGGCGGCGGCCTGGGGGCGACGAGCTCAGGACTTCAACTTTCCTCCACCCTCGAGAAGCCGGCGGCAGCGGTCGGCATCGCCGCCGGCGCACTCTCCGCCAGCCTTGCCATTGCCGGGATTCACGCGCAGAAGGGCAAGAGCAGCCGCTTCGGATTCGAATCCAACATGCTTGCCAAGTTTTTTGATCGGCCGGCGCTCCCGGACAGTCAGTACCCCGCGACGATCTGGACATTCTTGAA includes these proteins:
- the ilvC gene encoding ketol-acid reductoisomerase — protein: MPKTYHDHDADLSLIQQKKVAIIGYGSQGHAHALNLKDSGVDVRVGLPATSKSIDKAKKAGLEVLTVADAAKWADVIMILTPDHSQGKTYNEDIKGGLTSGKTLMFAHGFNIRYGAIVPPADVDVSLVAPKAPGHRVREVFVEGGGTPGLLAVHQDATGQAHALGLSYAKGIGCTRAGVIETTFTEETETDLFGEQTVLCGGTSALVKAAFQTLVDAGYQPEIAYFECLHELKLIVDLMYRGGLAYMRYSISDTAEWGDYITGPKIVTDETRATMKKILADIQDGTFAKRWIQENETGRKDFEAYRKSESGLLLEEVGSELRAAMPFLDPVTVKDGHPVKTSASQKESVTA
- a CDS encoding outer membrane beta-barrel protein, with the protein product MIKRLILAAAMTLLPACMMGQAAPAMRGGIPALSVGGYYSNFHPDYSTPRLGGVGIYADWSLLGKLGVEGEARWLRFNQFLGSYEDNYLVGPRYARRYGKFVPYVKFMLGAGELEFPNNQGHGGYFALAPGGGLDYRFNRHVTIRAIDYEYQFWPSAPGGGLPTHGLTPNGFSFGAAYRIF
- the ilvD gene encoding dihydroxy-acid dehydratase, which gives rise to MGSNGTTGTRNPKQNSIPLTEGPNRAAARSYLRGIGFSKEDLHKPIIGIANTWTEIGPCNYHLRDVAEAVKEGIRAAGGTPMEFNTITISDGITMGTQGMKASLISREVIADSIELVSRGNLFDGVVAIAGCDKNLPGTVMALCRLDIPSLMLYGGSIAPGRVKGPDGKLTDITIQNVFEGIGAHARGQIDDAALEVLEAAACPGAGACGGQFTANTMAMACEFLGISPLGLSGVAALSPDKHAASKAAGELVMAAARNDLRPSKIITREGIENAIASVAASGGSTNAVLHFLAIAHEMGIPLSIDDFDRISEKTPLLCDLKPGGKYVATDYQNAGGSRLLAKRLIEAGLLHAEALNITGRSLAEEASLAVETPGQPVIRELDNAIKPTGGLVILKGNLAPDGAVVKVAGHKRLQHRGPARVFGTEEDAMAAVESGLIRPNDVVVIRYEGPKGGPGMREMLLVTAAIAGIAELSETVALITDGRFSGATRGLMAGHVAPEAAVGGPIAAVEEGDIIHIDIPDRKLTLEVSQGEIESRLRTWTAPEPRFARGVFRKYTDSVSSAAQGAVTN
- a CDS encoding outer membrane beta-barrel protein → MKKTALLFVLLPLLAVAGFAQESRQDASLSFTGIFPLYVYGNTVQQHPRYGWGALASYRYMLTPRSAIEGNYQYSQYANKFVTSFNNIRVQTRLQEVSAAYVYNFNFRKFNPFLEGGIGGYLFSPIQGSGTTDLDAKRTTNIGALYGAGIAYEISPSFDIRAEYRGITVKAPSFGLANFKTNRWYPVLSEPTVGVAYHF
- a CDS encoding energy transducer TonB: MATQIQTGPPVSENFGLLPEPRGRFSSFTVSIVANLVLSAIFLWIAINQLHKPPPVPRYESTALVFATPPPPPAPLPPVPRIKVTPPPSPVVEAPRKIELPKTQPDLPKPEVVRLNTPSMPAIPPAPPKAVVAPPQPKVGAFSSPQTTVVANNQAKPTIQTGGFGNPSGVVANPNASRPATVAAVGAFNAAPGANQGAGAARPGVVQATGFGSGVANGVPGGTSRAAVASAGFGNGVAGGTPGGTGSTRGAVATGGFGTTAFGGSGAQIPKSPTVNFVPPEVLSEPRPLYTEEARQLKIQGEVTLQVRFGANGKVEVLRIVSGLGHGLDEQAEKVAQQIRFKPAAKNGQPTDHITLIHILFQLA
- a CDS encoding M48 family metalloprotease, giving the protein MVSVVRFNGTFTGNADLDRPEYFHFDSWRLNIQPDIWLPAAIYVEETHRTKNDGDEGLRAQTYFWGYSLKLPSSQTENATVQIDNVTDKSDQAQDVSPLQASRAWVTQAENNVLDRLVQAGLLAQPSDFDKVLETVTNNLIIGNNLSLPDTIHCRVLLTAPLESLAVGNTILLSKGLIDVLPYEEELAAVLAFQLAHITLGHHIDTRYAFNDRLLFPDEATFQRISMGHTAGDDDLAAKKAVEFLNNSVYRDKIPNAGLFFAQLQVRAKPLKSLTSPQLGDSLLRADGTPWLADLAKNSPKLDMDKLDQIAALPLGSHLKIDPWDDRVIQLNVKQVPLLNARDKMPFEVTPIFFRLTRYTEPAPAATPATATPAPPEGGAPPAPATPSPATGDTSPSNPPATPAPSPQ
- the ilvB gene encoding biosynthetic-type acetolactate synthase large subunit, which gives rise to MMPIEATNQRQATHAARLTGAEIVWATLEGEGVREVFGYPGGAILPIYDALRKFPIRHILVRHEQGGTHMADGYARASGRVGVMMATSGPGATNLVTGLATAMLDSIPIVCITGQVSSKFLGTDAFQEVDITGITLPITKHNYLVTRAEEIAPAIREAFLIARSGRPGPVLVDITKDAQQAIADFDFDAAIPGEQRKHPMLRVEEEAVTNAVEMILAAKRPVILSGHGVLEARASDQLRTLAERLQIPVATTLLGLGGFPASHELSLGMMGMHGESWVNESIQQADLLIACGMRFDDRVTGSLATYAPKAKKIHIEIDPAEINKNVAVDVALIGDLREVLEQLLPRLAPRSAKKDGSAWLRSIRALKGTASVRDIQNLPDNGHLYAAHVINDIWHATGGKAIIVTDVGQHQMWEAQYYKHDEPRSLITSGGLGTMGFALPAAIGAKVACPEKEVWVIAGDGGFQMTSPELATIAQEGLDINIAIINNGFLGMVRQWQQLIYDGNYACSPILSPDFVKLAGAFGIDGATVTNRPEVLPTIARARTSGRAFLIEFQVEKEDGVYPMIAPGAALHEMIRRPDPLIETTSDV
- the ilvN gene encoding acetolactate synthase small subunit, with translation MLHTFVALVEDKPGVLTRVASLFRRLNINITSLTVGHSERPDVSRMTIVADAPAGAAHRVRASLYKLDNVLEVDDIGQFSCVVRELALIKVAATTKTRSNVFELAEVFRARIVDLAPESLMLEITGVSSKVEGLIQVLTEGENKILEISRTGRMVMRRGQHTSRVLDAMRIPEPEQVIPLLEETHGEISGGDVDLELIAEEPNNPT